The genomic stretch CATGTCATCATGAGATTCCATATCATCTCAACCTTGTAGAGAACCGTTATATGGTAGAACATCCGGCTAACTCCAAATCTCATCCATCTAGATCTCATCCATACACTCAAACAATGGAATTCGCTTGGTGGTGAATAGGCCATGGCAAAGGTCTTAATCACATGGCATCAAAGACATACACATCATTATATCACAACAATTCGCCATTTCTCATGCAATTAATGATAATAATATGCACTTCAATACATAtatcttccttctcttttcatCATGCCTTTTATTACCCCGATGATAGCAATATGCACTTCAATAcatatcttccttttcttctcatcATGCCATCATCGGGGTAATAAAAGGCCTCAGTCAACCAACCGGGTTAGAAACAATAAATGGTCATAATTGACAAGTGGATAAAACTGGCAAGTGGGTATGATTGGTATGTATTATACTCAGCAAGTAGATATAAGCAAAATGTGATCATACTCAACAAATGGATATAAGCAGCTTGCGGTTATACTCAGCTAATGGTTACACTCAAGCAAGTGGATATGATAAGCATGCGGTTATAAAGGGAACATGAGCAGCGACAGGTCAATATAAGCTGAATATGACCAGTGACGGATCAATATAAGCTGCGCATGACGAGCGGCAGGTGAgtcaaaattatgaaaataacacTTTCAAGCccaaattcatcattttcacaTACAATACACTACCACCACtcaagaaaatcaatcaaacacATCTTAATATGTAAGAACTCATCAATACAAGTTGAATTATCGCAATATCTTAACACACCACTACCAGAAATTGCTCACACTCACCATCAAATTATActagaaagaaaattaacaaGCAGCAAATAACCAAGTCAAGAGTACTAAGTAGATCAGCCTAACTTAACCCCTAGAGTTTTCACATACTCCGAACGAAACTTGAGCAACCCAAAGCTTTAACCACCTTGTAACTGTTGAAAGATGGAATCTTTGCTTTTCAAATCAAGAGTCGGAAAGTGACGGAAGACCTTCTTTTCATTTACAAGAACAAGTCAGAATTCTTTTGAGGTTTGAAGATATAAAAATGACTCTACAGCCAAAGTAAAGATGAACTTTTAGAATATTACTCAAGAGATTTTGTAAGAGAAGAACAACTAACCAAGGTTACGGCCAAGTGGAATGAGGAGTTACACGCTAGGTGAAAGGTTGCATGCAAATTAGAATTACTTGTGGCAAAGTTTCACCTAGTTTATGCCCAAGTGGAATGAGGAGTTGATCACTAATGCTAATAGTCATAATGGCTTACCTTATGTGTCAAGAGACATATAAGTGTTTTAGTCTTAACAAGACAAGTGGCCAAACATGCTAGGTGTCAAGAGACAGATTAGTGTTTTAATATTAATAAAGCAGGTGGCCAAACATGCTAATTTTAAAGAGACAAGTCGTTAACATGTGGATTGAGAATGGTAGTTTAAAGGTGATCATGGTGAGAAAGAAGTACTTCACCTTCGGCCAATTGACTAGATCACCATTAATTTAATGATTTAATTATTCGATTTAATTAACTAaggttaaaaataaataatataaccCCCGATATCTTGAATTCACCAAAATTATTGGTAAACCATACTGAATGCTAGGAAAATCTCCATttagtaaatttaaaattcaaaaattatgaaacatATGATTCGAAGAATGTCTGTCTCTATAGACAACTAAGATGGTGGTAAATTAATTAACGTACCTACATTATCAACAAATATGTAAACAtctgtcgatttaattccaaCTTATATGACTCCGGACGATTACGATCACGGAAAATTATCCTCTGCGCTTTCCGCACCTCGCAAAATTAAAGACCCAACTGAAATGTTTCTCCGTGTCATCTAAAATCCCAAGCTAAATAATACTTACCTAAATATTATTTCCGAACACAGAAAATTCCAGATGTCACACTTTGTGATGAAGCCcctcgaaaagaaagaaaagcctACCTCAACAAGCTGCTTCTCCGTCATTTCAACACCTTCTAGAAGCGTTTTGAGGAGGGGCACTGCTCCGTCACCATCCTTTGCATCAATCTTAGAGAACCTTTCTTTGACAACTGAGGATGCTCTCCCCAAGTTGTCCGCAACATCCAATAAACTTTTAGCGAAACTCTgcagaaaattccaaatgaaACTTGTTGAGCACTTTTTATGATAAAATAGTGAAACATAAAGTCAATAGCAATGGCCGCGTATACCATACCTGTACAGCGTATTTCTTGGAATTCTCAGCTTCCCGCCTGGTTCTGTCCATCACATTCTCCATCTCTGCATAACTTCGAAGGACTTTATCTTGCATTTTCTCAATCTCTGTGTGCTTCAACTTCAGAAGTTCTTCCTTCTCTACCACAAGTTTTGCCAAGTCATCCATAGATAGTTCCTTCTCACCCTCCGATTCTGAATCCGAAAAGGCCATCCTTTTCGTGGCTTTTCTCCTCATCTTATTAGGTTCAGGGGCCGCTTCTAATCTGGTATCTGATGTTTCTGTTTCGCTGGACACTTTCGACTCTCCAGCACTCCTATCTCCTGATTGATTCGAATTTTCAgcattttcactttcttttgtgGCCTCAGAGTTTGAAACCCTCTCTGTATGCTCAGCAGAAGCAGATGACGAGATTCCATACTGCCGAAATGTAGTAGCATGGAAGGTGAACTGATTTGAGGGTACTACCTGATGGAGCCAAGATTAGATGTGAaacaaactagaaaaaaaaatgtcaggtAGCTGAAGATTGACGACACTACTATTTATGTGGAATCCTAGAAGATccattcattcttttcttttttcctctgaCAGAGCAATATAGAGGACATCGAATGATTGCACAAGGGCGCAAAACAGTTGTTGAAACAGTTGGTGAGAATGCCATCCATCTAAAGGTACGAACTTCTCCAATTCATAGACACAAGGATGATAACAGAACCTTAGTCAAGACAACAATTACATCACTGGACCCCAACTAACGTGATAAATGCCCATTTCTCAACTCAACCACGACAGCCTTGAGCTCTGTTGATACGGCACT from Rhodamnia argentea isolate NSW1041297 chromosome 2, ASM2092103v1, whole genome shotgun sequence encodes the following:
- the LOC115749977 gene encoding grpE protein homolog 2, mitochondrial-like isoform X2, giving the protein MLLSRILSRASRSASRTASFLSSPPQTHHPPLVSDRCRALAYGSPGKFTFHATTFRQYGISSSASAEHTERVSNSEATKESENAENSNQSGDRSAGESKVSSETETSDTRLEAAPEPNKMRRKATKRMAFSDSESEGEKELSMDDLAKLVVEKEELLKLKHTEIEKMQDKVLRSYAEMENVMDRTRREAENSKKYAVQSFAKSLLDVADNLGRASSVVKERFSKIDAKDGDGAVPLLKTLLEGVEMTEKQLVEVFKKYGVEKYDPTNEPFDPHRHNAVFQMPDSSKPPGTVAAVLKAGYMLYDRVLRPAEVGVTQAVEKDATEANTAEKGS
- the LOC115749977 gene encoding grpE protein homolog 2, mitochondrial-like isoform X1; the protein is MLLSRILSRASRSASRTASFLSSPPQTHHPPLVSDRCRALAYGSPGKVVPSNQFTFHATTFRQYGISSSASAEHTERVSNSEATKESENAENSNQSGDRSAGESKVSSETETSDTRLEAAPEPNKMRRKATKRMAFSDSESEGEKELSMDDLAKLVVEKEELLKLKHTEIEKMQDKVLRSYAEMENVMDRTRREAENSKKYAVQSFAKSLLDVADNLGRASSVVKERFSKIDAKDGDGAVPLLKTLLEGVEMTEKQLVEVFKKYGVEKYDPTNEPFDPHRHNAVFQMPDSSKPPGTVAAVLKAGYMLYDRVLRPAEVGVTQAVEKDATEANTAEKGS